In the genome of Paracoccus tegillarcae, one region contains:
- a CDS encoding amino acid ABC transporter ATP-binding/permease protein, protein MSALIPFFTTMWRDQRWALLRGLLLSLVVLLAGVGLLGLSGWFVTAAGIAGLAGAGAMFDVFRPGAGVRFLALGRTAARYGERLLTHDATLRVLADWRVRLLGALTAAPFAVQARLRGGVALNRITSDVDALDSLAIRLVFPMLAGLGSVLIAALLMWWLVLPAVALWLLISTLAGVGLTVLAFAGPASRQAERAEAARQSLRAGMIDHLRGRLLLVVEGRLPRARDRVLEHDRQARQAVLRLAGIEIAADAAMQLLTTVIAAGTLLIAGYGVLDGRIGAAQAALAFFAALAMAEILMPLSRAIAELGRMRGAAARLTPLMQAQPRQPLPAVPAAPRGGLVLRQMVVGRDDRPLLSPVNLHVRPGETVALVGRSGVGKTTLLDAIAGLSAPLSGQICMGGGMQDEATLRQSLGYLTQRPALTSGCIADTLRLADPEATDQQMTQVLQAVSLPLPLDRLLGEAGQGLSGGEARRLALARALIRKPEILLLDEPTEGLDAATATAVLGGIRAYLPDAAVLIASHRQAERRAADRVVEF, encoded by the coding sequence GGGGCTGTCGGGCTGGTTTGTCACCGCAGCCGGGATCGCCGGGCTGGCCGGGGCAGGGGCCATGTTCGACGTCTTTCGTCCGGGCGCCGGCGTGCGCTTTCTGGCGCTCGGCAGGACGGCGGCGCGCTATGGCGAGCGGTTGTTGACCCATGATGCGACCCTGCGTGTACTGGCCGATTGGCGCGTGCGGCTGTTGGGTGCGCTGACAGCCGCACCCTTTGCGGTGCAGGCGCGTTTGCGCGGGGGTGTCGCGCTGAACCGGATCACATCGGATGTCGATGCGCTTGACAGTTTGGCGATCCGGCTGGTCTTTCCGATGCTGGCAGGCCTGGGCAGCGTGCTGATCGCGGCGCTGCTGATGTGGTGGCTGGTCTTGCCTGCAGTGGCCTTGTGGCTGCTGATATCGACGCTGGCAGGGGTTGGGTTGACGGTTCTGGCATTCGCAGGTCCCGCGTCGCGCCAAGCCGAACGGGCCGAGGCTGCGCGCCAGTCCTTGCGCGCAGGCATGATCGACCATCTGCGGGGGCGACTGTTGCTGGTGGTTGAAGGGCGTCTGCCTCGGGCACGGGACCGGGTCCTCGAACATGATCGGCAGGCGCGACAGGCGGTGCTGCGCCTGGCCGGCATAGAGATCGCAGCGGATGCCGCCATGCAACTGCTGACGACGGTGATTGCAGCGGGCACTTTGCTGATCGCCGGGTATGGCGTGCTGGACGGGCGGATCGGGGCGGCGCAGGCCGCGCTGGCTTTCTTTGCCGCGCTGGCCATGGCCGAGATCCTGATGCCGCTGTCGCGTGCAATTGCAGAACTGGGACGCATGCGCGGTGCCGCGGCGCGCCTGACCCCGTTGATGCAGGCCCAGCCCAGACAGCCCTTGCCGGCGGTTCCGGCCGCGCCGCGCGGTGGGTTGGTTCTGCGACAAATGGTGGTGGGGCGCGATGACCGCCCGTTGCTGTCACCGGTCAATCTGCACGTCAGGCCCGGCGAAACCGTCGCGCTGGTCGGGCGCAGCGGGGTCGGCAAGACCACTCTGCTCGATGCCATCGCCGGCTTGTCCGCACCATTGTCGGGGCAGATTTGCATGGGCGGGGGCATGCAGGATGAGGCCACCTTGCGCCAGTCGTTGGGCTATCTGACGCAAAGGCCGGCCCTGACCAGCGGTTGCATCGCCGATACGCTGCGGCTTGCCGATCCCGAGGCTACAGACCAACAGATGACACAAGTTCTGCAAGCCGTGTCATTGCCGCTGCCCCTTGATCGCCTGTTGGGCGAGGCGGGTCAGGGTCTGTCCGGGGGCGAAGCAAGACGGCTGGCATTGGCCCGGGCGCTGATCCGAAAACCTGAGATTCTGCTGCTGGATGAGCCGACCGAAGGGCTGGATGCTGCCACGGCAACTGCGGTCCTCGGGGGTATTCGCGCCTATCTGCCCGATGCGGCGGTTCTGATTGCCTCGCACCGTCAGGCGGAACGCCGTGCCGCCGACCGGGTCGTCGAATTTTGA
- a CDS encoding NUDIX domain-containing protein, producing MIAGEPPIRDAATVVLLRRLPAGPAVLMGLRGEKAVFMPSKYVFPGGAVDAADATAPLIAGLPETSQQRLTQEPRGEAPIDIHALAAAALRELAEETGLLIGRSGGPASDWPGYAEHALSPDASHLYYVFRAITPPGRPRRFDARFFLADAACLSNDPDDFSAACDELSHLHWVPISEARALNLPFITEVVLAEIAELVALSGDGALCAPDTVPFFDNRGPTPRFAQIA from the coding sequence ATGATCGCTGGCGAACCGCCAATTCGCGACGCAGCGACGGTCGTTCTGCTCAGGCGCTTGCCAGCGGGCCCGGCTGTGCTGATGGGACTGCGCGGCGAAAAGGCCGTGTTCATGCCGTCGAAATATGTCTTTCCGGGGGGCGCAGTGGATGCAGCCGACGCCACGGCCCCGCTGATCGCCGGGCTACCCGAAACCAGCCAGCAACGCCTGACACAAGAGCCACGAGGCGAGGCACCCATCGATATACATGCGCTGGCAGCCGCCGCATTGCGCGAATTGGCCGAAGAAACCGGGCTGTTGATCGGGCGCAGTGGTGGCCCTGCCTCTGACTGGCCGGGCTATGCCGAACACGCCCTCTCGCCCGACGCCAGTCACTTGTACTATGTCTTCCGCGCGATCACCCCGCCGGGGCGCCCGCGCCGGTTCGACGCCCGCTTTTTCCTTGCCGACGCGGCCTGCCTCAGCAATGACCCCGACGACTTCAGCGCTGCCTGCGACGAGCTATCGCACCTGCACTGGGTGCCGATCTCCGAGGCGCGGGCGCTGAACCTGCCCTTCATCACCGAGGTCGTGTTGGCCGAAATTGCCGAACTTGTGGCCCTGTCCGGCGACGGCGCACTCTGCGCCCCCGATACCGTCCCCTTCTTTGACAATCGCGGTCCAACGCCGCGCTTTGCGCAGATCGCCTGA
- a CDS encoding DUF983 domain-containing protein, with amino-acid sequence MENQQSDLAHADQQNERLTGRAMLSGAAGRCPSCDKGRIFSSYLKVNDHCPNCGEALHHQRADDGPAYLTILIVSHLAAPLLLWVFVAYRPSTPTLLIGFCAGTVIASLFLLPRIKGAMIALQWARRMHGFGFEAEPESA; translated from the coding sequence ATGGAAAATCAGCAAAGTGATCTGGCACACGCAGATCAACAGAACGAGCGCCTGACCGGCAGGGCGATGTTGAGCGGGGCAGCAGGCCGTTGCCCGTCCTGCGACAAGGGGCGCATCTTTTCCAGCTATCTGAAAGTCAACGACCACTGCCCCAATTGCGGCGAGGCTTTGCACCATCAGCGTGCTGATGATGGGCCGGCCTATCTTACGATTCTGATCGTCTCGCATCTGGCTGCACCCCTGTTGCTGTGGGTTTTTGTTGCTTACCGGCCGTCGACCCCCACCCTGCTGATCGGGTTTTGCGCCGGCACGGTCATTGCCTCGCTGTTCTTGTTGCCCCGCATCAAGGGCGCGATGATCGCCTTGCAATGGGCCCGGCGCATGCACGGTTTCGGCTTTGAGGCCGAGCCCGAGAGCGCATGA
- a CDS encoding diguanylate cyclase domain-containing protein: MSGRILIADGLATNRITLKVRLTAACYEVVTATSPQQVCDLAAQQRPDLIILGASLGHDAPVALCHELSRNSATAHIPVLVQCQSDHLIAALKAGATAVLDPRVDENMLLARIRGLLRQRDVLRPLSEVTETVAALDVPIRGDVTLVADTPGRALGWKHMLSQYLPSRFAINDAEQALAAVARDDAAELYVIATDLENPGEGLRLLAELRSRNGSRNSSFIVAVPNGRSDIATIALDLGAGDTMPLCLQSDTMIEATAIAINAQLRQKRLADRRRAEAERHHLWAMTDPLTGLYNRRYALPRLTAIAQDAQRNGEPFSILAMDLDRFKLINDQYGHAAGDAVLVEVAARIVQAISELGMTARVGGEEFVTVLPGIGAERAAQLAELVRQTVMSMLIALPMRLGGRQLSVTLSIGIATSDQCAPTTQPVKLAEDALDRADRAMLAAKSLGRNRVIRATAAQAA, encoded by the coding sequence ATGAGCGGACGCATCCTCATCGCAGACGGGCTTGCCACCAATCGAATCACGTTGAAGGTCAGGCTAACCGCTGCCTGTTACGAGGTCGTGACGGCAACCTCGCCGCAACAGGTGTGCGACCTCGCCGCGCAGCAGCGCCCCGATCTGATCATCCTTGGCGCATCGCTTGGGCATGATGCCCCTGTCGCCCTGTGTCATGAATTGTCGCGCAACAGCGCCACGGCGCATATCCCTGTGCTGGTCCAATGCCAGAGCGATCACCTGATCGCCGCGCTCAAGGCTGGCGCAACAGCCGTGCTTGACCCGCGGGTGGACGAAAACATGCTGCTGGCAAGGATCCGCGGATTGCTGCGTCAACGCGACGTTCTGCGCCCCTTGTCCGAGGTCACAGAAACGGTTGCTGCGCTGGACGTGCCGATACGCGGAGATGTGACGCTGGTCGCCGACACACCGGGCCGGGCGCTTGGCTGGAAGCATATGTTGTCGCAGTATCTGCCGTCCCGCTTTGCAATCAACGACGCCGAGCAGGCGCTGGCAGCGGTTGCCCGTGACGATGCGGCAGAACTGTATGTGATTGCGACGGATCTCGAGAATCCGGGTGAGGGTCTGCGGCTGTTGGCCGAGCTGCGTTCGCGCAATGGGTCGCGCAATTCATCTTTCATCGTTGCGGTGCCCAATGGCCGCTCTGATATCGCGACCATCGCCCTGGATCTGGGCGCAGGTGACACGATGCCGCTATGTCTGCAATCGGACACAATGATCGAGGCGACGGCGATCGCTATCAACGCCCAGCTGCGGCAGAAACGTCTGGCGGACAGGCGCCGGGCCGAGGCCGAGCGGCACCATTTGTGGGCCATGACCGATCCGCTGACCGGTCTCTATAACCGCCGCTACGCCTTGCCTCGCCTGACGGCGATCGCGCAAGATGCCCAGCGGAATGGCGAACCCTTTTCTATCCTTGCGATGGATCTGGACCGGTTCAAGCTGATCAATGATCAATATGGCCACGCAGCGGGTGATGCCGTGCTGGTCGAGGTCGCGGCCCGCATCGTTCAGGCAATCTCGGAGCTTGGCATGACCGCACGCGTGGGCGGCGAAGAATTCGTCACGGTATTGCCGGGAATTGGCGCAGAGCGCGCGGCGCAGCTGGCCGAACTTGTCAGGCAGACGGTCATGTCCATGCTGATCGCTTTGCCGATGCGACTGGGGGGCAGGCAACTGTCGGTCACCCTGTCGATCGGTATTGCAACCAGCGACCAGTGCGCACCGACGACCCAGCCGGTCAAGCTGGCCGAGGATGCGCTGGACCGGGCGGATCGCGCGATGCTGGCTGCCAAATCCCTGGGCCGCAACCGTGTCATCCGCGCGACGGCAGCGCAGGCGGCTTAG
- a CDS encoding DUF3572 domain-containing protein: MLSGERAKEIADNVLGFVAADQDMVQALLDVSGLEPGDLRQAVGRPEFAVFLLDFILLSDDRVLTFAQSQGIKPESVLYARDSLAHQGVGDMDG; the protein is encoded by the coding sequence ATGCTTTCAGGTGAACGCGCAAAAGAGATCGCGGACAACGTGCTCGGTTTCGTCGCGGCTGACCAGGATATGGTTCAGGCATTGCTTGACGTGTCGGGCCTGGAGCCCGGCGATTTGCGACAAGCGGTCGGTCGGCCCGAATTTGCCGTATTCCTGCTCGATTTTATCCTGCTGAGTGATGACCGCGTACTGACCTTTGCCCAGAGCCAGGGGATCAAACCTGAATCGGTACTGTATGCCCGTGATTCGCTGGCGCACCAGGGTGTCGGAGACATGGATGGATGA
- a CDS encoding heme NO-binding domain-containing protein, translating to MHGLINRSIEGFLRDTYGDVFWADVAEASGIDARGFQTVRQYPDSVSYALINNAAQRLDKPEAELLEDLGAWLTRFEPVRRLLRFSGRNFVDFLYSLEELQGRAHMVLPDLGMPRIKVEARREDELRVLMPDCFDEWRSVVAGVIRSMADDYGALGLIAVEGTAVAVQVSHEAFTKGRGFDLGAGLARTGGGEP from the coding sequence ATGCACGGTCTGATCAATCGTTCGATCGAAGGGTTCCTTCGCGACACCTATGGCGATGTTTTCTGGGCCGATGTGGCAGAAGCGTCGGGCATTGACGCGCGCGGGTTTCAGACCGTTCGTCAATATCCGGATTCGGTCAGCTATGCGCTGATCAATAACGCCGCGCAGCGACTGGACAAGCCAGAGGCGGAATTGTTGGAGGACCTGGGGGCGTGGCTCACGCGATTTGAACCTGTCAGGCGGCTGTTGCGGTTTTCCGGCCGCAATTTCGTCGATTTTCTGTACTCTCTGGAAGAACTGCAGGGCCGGGCCCATATGGTCCTGCCCGACCTCGGCATGCCGCGGATCAAGGTCGAAGCGCGGCGTGAGGATGAGCTGCGTGTTTTGATGCCCGATTGTTTCGATGAGTGGCGCAGCGTGGTGGCCGGCGTCATTCGCAGCATGGCAGATGACTACGGCGCGCTGGGCCTGATCGCGGTCGAAGGCACTGCCGTTGCGGTGCAGGTTTCGCATGAGGCGTTCACCAAGGGGCGCGGATTCGACCTTGGCGCGGGTTTGGCACGGACTGGCGGAGGGGAACCTTGA
- a CDS encoding GGDEF domain-containing protein, which translates to MTPAMLAGLLPMHLLLAADGAIESAGPTLRKMLPDGVRKLAEAFVLTRPVPQDDDHQALQMAARTSERVMLRMVDEPRLTLRGHAIEAGDGRLLLNLGFGISLADAVRELELKDSDFAPSELAMELLFLHEANRAVMGELSRFNLRLEEAREVAETQAFSDPLTGLYNRRGLELALTMALRSAATARMQDMGDGSTGGFALAHLDLDRFKEVNDQFGHASGDQVLCRVAQILRSETRSNDTVARVGGDEFVLILAGMTSADALTRLSERIIAEIERPMVVDRHECRISASIGIAMSSHYPVPEAERMLADADAALYRSKNAGRARATLHEPS; encoded by the coding sequence GTGACGCCCGCAATGCTTGCCGGCCTGTTGCCGATGCATCTGCTGCTTGCTGCCGATGGTGCAATTGAATCCGCCGGGCCGACGTTGCGAAAGATGCTGCCCGATGGGGTCAGAAAATTGGCCGAGGCATTCGTCCTGACCCGTCCCGTGCCGCAGGATGATGACCATCAGGCATTGCAGATGGCTGCCCGCACGTCCGAGCGGGTGATGCTGCGGATGGTCGATGAGCCGCGCTTGACGCTGCGTGGTCACGCAATCGAGGCCGGTGACGGCAGGTTGCTGTTGAACCTTGGTTTCGGGATTTCCCTTGCGGATGCGGTCAGAGAGCTGGAACTGAAAGACAGCGATTTTGCGCCATCAGAACTGGCGATGGAACTGCTGTTTCTGCACGAGGCCAACCGCGCGGTCATGGGTGAATTGTCACGCTTTAACCTGCGGCTGGAAGAGGCGCGCGAAGTTGCCGAAACGCAGGCATTCTCTGATCCCTTGACCGGCCTGTACAACCGTCGCGGCCTTGAACTGGCGCTGACGATGGCGCTGCGGTCGGCGGCCACTGCACGTATGCAGGATATGGGCGACGGCTCGACCGGGGGTTTTGCCCTGGCGCATCTGGACCTTGACCGGTTCAAAGAGGTCAATGACCAGTTCGGCCATGCGTCAGGCGATCAGGTTCTGTGCCGTGTCGCGCAGATTTTGCGCAGTGAAACCCGCAGCAACGATACCGTGGCGCGGGTTGGTGGCGACGAGTTCGTTCTGATTCTGGCGGGCATGACCAGCGCGGATGCTTTGACCCGGCTGTCAGAGCGTATCATTGCCGAGATCGAGCGTCCGATGGTTGTTGACCGGCATGAATGCAGAATCTCCGCCAGTATCGGCATCGCCATGTCATCGCACTACCCGGTTCCCGAGGCGGAAAGGATGTTGGCCGATGCCGATGCGGCGCTGTATCGGTCCAAGAATGCGGGGCGGGCAAGGGCGACGCTGCATGAGCCTTCTTGA
- a CDS encoding nicotinate-nucleotide adenylyltransferase, with protein MRHHFPMGSPGLRVGLLGGSFDPPHEGHVHITEEALRRFGLDRVWWLVSPGNPLKERGPAPLEQRLSAARALMQDPRVIVTGIEARLTTRMTADTVAELQRLYPAVKFVWLMGADNMVQFNQWDRWREIASRVPIGVLARPGSRLAARNSVAAQVLRRYRLPEYRARELAVSHPPCWVMINVPMSNLSSTALRARAARKARAG; from the coding sequence ATGAGACATCATTTCCCCATGGGCAGCCCGGGACTGCGCGTCGGATTGCTGGGCGGCTCGTTCGATCCCCCGCATGAAGGGCATGTCCACATCACCGAAGAGGCGTTGCGCCGATTCGGGCTGGATCGCGTCTGGTGGCTGGTCAGCCCCGGCAATCCGCTGAAAGAGCGCGGGCCGGCGCCCCTGGAGCAAAGGCTGAGCGCAGCACGTGCGTTGATGCAGGATCCCCGCGTCATCGTGACAGGGATCGAGGCCAGACTGACGACGCGGATGACCGCTGACACGGTTGCCGAACTGCAGCGGCTTTATCCGGCGGTGAAGTTCGTCTGGCTGATGGGGGCCGACAATATGGTGCAGTTCAATCAATGGGATCGCTGGCGCGAGATCGCCAGCCGTGTACCGATCGGGGTTCTGGCCAGACCCGGGTCGCGGCTGGCAGCGCGCAATTCGGTCGCCGCGCAGGTGCTGCGACGGTATCGGCTGCCGGAATATCGGGCGCGAGAACTGGCCGTTAGCCATCCTCCTTGCTGGGTGATGATCAATGTGCCTATGTCGAACCTGTCCTCGACCGCCCTGCGGGCGCGGGCTGCACGCAAGGCCCGCGCCGGCTAA
- a CDS encoding MarC family protein, with translation MNLQKILQEFITLWVVIDPIGTLPVFLAVTAGMSVTASRRLAVRAVTVAFMVLLSFIVLGQLMLEALGISLASFQIAGGIVLFLFALTMIFGDSKPDREVADESEHPDAFIKEKSVYPLAMPSIASPGAMLAVVILTDNDRFSISHQFITATLMALIMLVVLALLLLAHPILRLIGTTGASVISRVMGLLLAAVAVNAVLTAFVQIGVLPALP, from the coding sequence ATGAATCTGCAGAAGATCTTACAGGAATTCATCACGCTTTGGGTCGTGATCGACCCGATCGGCACGCTGCCAGTCTTTCTGGCCGTGACCGCGGGCATGTCGGTCACCGCATCGCGACGCCTGGCTGTCCGCGCCGTGACTGTGGCTTTCATGGTTCTGCTCAGCTTCATCGTGCTGGGGCAATTAATGCTGGAGGCACTGGGTATCTCTTTGGCATCGTTCCAGATTGCGGGCGGCATCGTGTTGTTTCTGTTCGCTCTGACCATGATCTTCGGCGACTCAAAACCAGACCGAGAGGTTGCCGATGAAAGCGAGCATCCCGATGCCTTTATCAAGGAAAAGTCGGTCTATCCGCTGGCCATGCCGTCGATTGCATCGCCCGGCGCCATGCTGGCCGTGGTGATCCTGACGGATAACGACCGATTTTCGATCTCTCACCAGTTCATCACCGCAACTCTTATGGCGCTGATCATGCTGGTCGTACTTGCGCTGCTGCTGCTGGCGCATCCGATTCTGCGGCTGATCGGCACGACCGGGGCATCCGTGATCAGCCGGGTGATGGGGCTGCTGCTGGCGGCGGTTGCTGTTAACGCGGTGTTGACGGCATTCGTGCAGATCGGCGTTTTGCCCGCGCTGCCTTAG
- the dacB gene encoding D-alanyl-D-alanine carboxypeptidase/D-alanyl-D-alanine endopeptidase — protein sequence MNGLNRRAFLTASAAILVAGTPGRAQEVLLGGPVRPPRRPAPSAKALVNRAGLGGSVAYAALDATTGQMIRSEQPDLPLPPASTLKAVTALYAMDRLGGDHRFRTRVMRVGDMLVLAGGGDPVLTTDDLARLADALVATGQQTPTRFAVWGGALPRIEELEPGQAVHLSYNPAISGMILNFNRVYLGWRQAGGDYQLTLEARADAHSPRAYTITARAAVQQALFTYSADERREHWLVSRASMGRAGSRWLPVRKPELYAGDVFQTLCRARGLVLPSPEVLADLPNAEEVAAVESPALRDILIGMMRYSTNLTAEVVGLHASGAASLAASGAAMRAWWQDAGGTGEVVFADHSGLSADSRVTAGGLARLMAGYGQKNGLRALMKDDPLVDTLGRTPEHSARIEAKTGTLNFVSNLAGYATGSQGGREIVFAVLCADLPRRARTEGQELPAGVSTWTKRAKTLQAELVETWVAPDPAPAVTTSGAEPVPITQ from the coding sequence ATGAATGGGCTGAACCGGCGTGCTTTTCTGACGGCTTCCGCAGCCATTCTGGTCGCGGGAACGCCCGGCAGAGCGCAGGAGGTTCTGCTTGGCGGCCCTGTGCGCCCACCGCGCCGGCCCGCGCCGTCGGCCAAGGCACTGGTCAATCGCGCCGGGCTTGGCGGCAGCGTCGCATATGCCGCCCTCGACGCGACGACAGGGCAAATGATCCGGTCAGAGCAGCCCGACCTGCCGCTGCCGCCCGCCAGCACGCTCAAGGCGGTGACCGCGCTGTATGCCATGGACCGGCTTGGCGGCGATCACAGATTTCGCACGCGGGTGATGCGGGTCGGGGATATGTTGGTGCTGGCCGGTGGCGGTGATCCGGTTCTGACGACGGATGATCTGGCGCGGCTGGCCGATGCGTTGGTGGCGACCGGGCAGCAAACGCCCACGCGTTTTGCCGTCTGGGGCGGCGCGCTGCCCCGCATCGAGGAACTGGAGCCGGGTCAGGCTGTTCACCTGTCCTATAATCCCGCGATCTCGGGGATGATCCTGAATTTCAACCGTGTGTATCTGGGGTGGCGGCAAGCCGGCGGCGACTATCAACTGACGCTGGAGGCGCGCGCCGATGCGCATTCGCCCCGTGCCTATACGATCACCGCCCGTGCCGCTGTGCAGCAGGCGCTGTTTACCTATTCCGCCGATGAAAGGCGCGAGCATTGGCTTGTGTCGCGCGCTTCGATGGGGCGGGCGGGCAGCCGCTGGTTGCCGGTGCGCAAACCGGAACTGTATGCTGGCGACGTGTTCCAGACGCTGTGCCGGGCGCGCGGGCTGGTGTTGCCATCGCCGGAGGTATTGGCCGACCTGCCCAATGCGGAAGAGGTTGCCGCGGTCGAGAGCCCGGCCTTGCGCGACATACTGATCGGGATGATGCGCTATTCGACGAATCTGACGGCCGAGGTTGTCGGGTTGCATGCCAGTGGCGCTGCAAGTCTGGCAGCGTCGGGCGCAGCGATGCGCGCGTGGTGGCAGGATGCAGGCGGCACCGGCGAGGTGGTGTTTGCGGATCACTCGGGACTTTCTGCCGACAGTCGCGTCACAGCCGGCGGGCTAGCACGATTGATGGCAGGCTATGGCCAGAAAAATGGTCTGCGGGCGCTGATGAAGGACGATCCTCTCGTCGATACATTGGGCCGCACCCCTGAGCACAGCGCACGGATCGAGGCCAAGACAGGAACGCTGAATTTCGTATCAAATCTGGCAGGTTATGCGACAGGGTCGCAGGGCGGGCGCGAGATCGTCTTTGCGGTGCTTTGCGCCGATTTGCCACGTCGGGCGCGCACCGAAGGGCAAGAGCTGCCTGCCGGCGTCTCGACCTGGACCAAGCGTGCGAAAACCCTGCAGGCAGAGTTGGTCGAGACCTGGGTCGCGCCCGATCCCGCGCCGGCCGTTACAACGTCCGGTGCCGAACCTGTGCCGATAACTCAATAG
- a CDS encoding tellurite resistance TerB family protein, with protein MTTDLPSFSPGDALVAVMVATSASDETMRTSELVAIQRMVDHLPVFSDYDDSRIRAVSQTVMSLFEEEDGLDALFGLIRDALPERLYETAYAMACDVGAADGRLYAGEIALLAEIRHEFNISRLHAAAIELSAQVRHRTL; from the coding sequence ATGACCACCGACCTGCCCTCTTTCTCGCCCGGCGATGCGCTGGTCGCCGTTATGGTCGCCACCTCAGCGTCCGACGAGACCATGCGGACCTCGGAACTGGTGGCCATTCAGCGCATGGTCGATCACCTGCCCGTCTTCAGCGACTATGACGACAGCCGCATCCGCGCCGTCAGCCAGACTGTGATGTCGCTGTTTGAGGAAGAGGACGGGTTGGATGCTCTCTTCGGGCTGATCCGCGATGCCCTGCCCGAGCGCCTGTATGAAACCGCCTATGCCATGGCCTGCGATGTCGGCGCCGCTGATGGCAGACTTTACGCGGGCGAGATCGCGCTGCTGGCGGAAATTCGTCACGAATTCAATATCTCACGCTTGCACGCAGCGGCTATTGAGTTATCGGCACAGGTTCGGCACCGGACGTTGTAA